Proteins co-encoded in one Microcebus murinus isolate Inina chromosome 5, M.murinus_Inina_mat1.0, whole genome shotgun sequence genomic window:
- the BAG6 gene encoding large proline-rich protein BAG6 isoform X14 — MEHRLPSFWGIWHLEAWPRELSAMEPNDSTSTAVEEPDSLEVLVKTLDSQTRTFIVGAQMNVKEFKEHIAASVSIPSEKQRLIYQGRVLQDDKKLQEYNVGGKVIHLVERAPPQTQLPSGASSGTGSASATHGGGPSPGTRGPGASVHDRNANSYVMVGTFNLPSDGSAVDVHINMEQAPIQSEPRVRLVMAQHMIRDIQTLLSRMECRGAPQVQHSQLPPQMPTVAPEPVALSSQTSEPVESEVPPREPMEAEGVEERAPAQSPELTPSGSAPTGPAPASETNAPNHPSPAEYVEVLQELQRLESRLQPFLQRYYEVLGTAATTDYNNNHEGREEDQRLINLVGESLRLLGNTFVALSDLRCNLACAPPRHLHVVRPMSHYTTPMVLQQAAIPIQINVGTTVTMTGNGTRPPPNPNAEAPPPGPGQASSLAPSSTTVESSSEGASPPGPAPPPATSHPRVIRISHQSVEPVVMMHMNIQDSGTQPGGVPSAPTGPLGPPGHGQTLGQQVPGFPTAPTRVVIARPTPPQARPSHPGGPPVSGALGTGLGTNASLAQMVSGLVGQLLMQPVLVAQGTPGMAPPPAPATASASAGTTNTATIAGPAPGGPAQPPPPQPSTADLQFSQLLGNLLGPAGPGTGGPGVPSPTITVAMPGVPAFLQGMTDFLQATQTAPPPPPPPPPPPPEQQTMPPPGSPSSGAGSPGGLGLESLPPEFYTSVVQGVLSSLLGSLGARAGSSESIAAFIQRLSGSSNIFEPGADGALGFFGALLSLLCQNFSMVDVVMLLHGHFQPLQRLQPQLRSFFHQHYLGGQEPTPSNIRMATHTLITGLEEYVRESFSLVQVQPGVDIIRTNLEFLQEQFNSIAAHVLHCTDSGFGARLLELCNQGLFECLALNLHCLGGQQMELAAVINGRIRRMSRGVNPSLVSWLTTMMGLRLQVVLEHMPVGPDAILRYVRRVGDPPQPLPEEPMEVQGAERTSPEPQRENASPAPGTTAEEAMSRGPPPPPEGGSRDDQDGASAETEPWAAAVPPEWVPIIQQDIQSQRKVKPQPPLSDAYLSGMPAKRRKTMQGEGPQLLLSEAVSRAAKAAGARPLTSPESLSRDLEAPEVQESYRHQLRSDIQKRLQEDPNYSPQRFPNAHRAFADDP; from the exons ATGGAGCACCGCCTCCCCAGTTTCTGGGGCATCTGGCATCTCGAGGCGTGGCCTCG AGAGCTGTCGGCCATGGAGCCAAATGATAGTACGAGTACCGCTGTGGAGGAGCCTGATAGCTTGGAGGTGCTGGTGAAGACCCTGGACTCTCAAACTCGGACCTTTATTGTGGGGGCCCAG ATGAATGTAAAAGAGTTCAAGGAGCACATTGCTGCCTCTGTCAGTATCCCATCTGAGAAACAGCGGCTCATCTACCAGGGCCGAGTTCTGCAAGATGATAAGAAGCTCCAGGAATATA ATGTTGGGGGAAAGGTTATCCACCTGGTGGAACGGGCTCCTCCTCAAACTCAGCTCCCTTCTGGGGCATCTTCTGGGACAGGGTCTGCTTCAGCCACCCATGGTGGGGGACCCTCACCTGGTACTCGGGGGCCTGGGGCCTCTGTTCATGACCGGAATGCCAACAGCTATGTCATGGTTGGAACCTTCAATCTTCCT AGTGACGGCTCTGCTGTGGATGTTCACATCAACATGGAACAGGCCCCGATTCAG AGTGAGCCCCGGGTACGGCTGGTGATGGCTCAGCACATGATCAGAGATATACAGACCTTACTATCCCGGATGGAG TGTCGAGGGGCTCCCCAAGTGCAGCACAGTCAGCTACCCCCACAGATGCCGACTGTGGCCCCAGAGCCAGTAGCCTTGAGCTCTCAAACATCAGAACCAGTGGAAAGTGAAGTTCCTCCTCGGGAGCCCATGGAGGCAGAAGGAGTGGAAGAGCGCGCCCCAGCGCAGAGCCCGGAGCTCACCCCTTCTGGCTCAGCCCCAACAGGCCCAGCACCTGCCTCAGAGACAAATGCACCCAA CCATCCTTCCCCTGCGGAGTATGTCGAAGTGCTCCAAGAGCTGCAGCGGCTGGAGAGCCGTCTCCAGCCCTTCTTGCAGCGCTACTATGAGGTTCTGGGCACTGCTGCCACCACGGACTACAACAACAAT CATGAGGGCCGGGAGGAGGATCAGCGGTTGATCAACTTGGTGGGGGAGAGCCTGCGGCTGCTGGGCAACACCTTTGTGGCATTGTCTGACCTGCGCTGCAACCTGGCCTGTGCGCCTCCACGACACCTGCATGTGGTCCGGCCCATGTCTCACTACACCACCCCCATGGTGCTCCAGCAGGCAGCCATTCCCATCCAG ATCAATGTGGGGACCACTGTGACTATGACAGGGAATGGGACTCGGCCCCCCCCGAATCCCAATGCGGAGGCACCTCCCCCTGGTCCTGGGCAGGCCTCGTCCTTGGCTCCGTCTTCTACCACTGTCGAGTCCTCAAGTGAGGGGGCTTCCCCACCAGGGCCAGCTCCCCCGCCAGCCACCAGTCACCCAAGGGTCATCCGGATTTCCCATCAAAGTGTGGAACCCGTGGTCATGATGCACATGAACATTCAAG ATTCTGGCACACAGCCCGGTGGTGTTCCGAGTGCTCCCACTGGCCCCCTAGGACCCCCTGGTCATGGCCAGACCCTGG GACAGCAAGTGCCAGGCTTCCCGACAGCTCCAACCCGAGTGGTGATTGCCCGGCCCACCCCTCCACAGGCTCGGCCTTCCCATCCTGGGGGCCCCCCAGTCTCTGGGGCTCTG GGCACTGGGCTGGGCACCAATGCCTCGCTGGCCCAGATGGTGAGCGGCCTTGTGGGGCAGCTCCTTATGCAGCCTGTCCTCGTGG CTCAGGGGACCCCAGGAATGGctccacctccagcccctgccaCTGCTTCAGCCAGTGCTGGCACCACCAACACAGCCACCATagctggccctgccccaggggGACCTGCTCAGCCTCCACCCCCTCAACCTTCCACAGCTGATCTTCAGTTCTCTCAGCTCCTGGGGAACCTACTGGGGCCTGCAGGGCCAGGGACTGGAGGGCCTGGCGTGCCTTCTCCCACCATCACTGTGGCAATGCCTGGTGTCCCTGCCTTTCTCCAGGGCATGACTGACTTCTTGCAG GCAACACAGAcagcccctccaccccctccacctcctccacccccacccccagagcagCAGACCATGCCCCCACCAGGGTCCCCTTCCAGTGGTGCAGGGAGTCCTGGAGGTCTAGGCCTTGAGAGCCTGCCACCGGAGTTTTACACCTCAGTGGTGCAGGGTGTGCTCAGCTCCCTGCTGGGTTCCCTGGGGGCTCGGGCTGGCAGCAGTGAAAGTATCGCTGCCTTCATACAGCGCCTCAGTGGATCCAGCAACATCTTTGAGCCTGGAGCTGATGGGGCTCTCG GATTCTTTGGGGCCCTGCTCTCTCTTCTGTGCCAGAACTTCTCCATGGTGGATGTAGTGATGCTTCTCCATGGGCATTTCCAGCCACTGCAGCGGCTTCAGCCCCAGCTACGATCCTTCTTCCACCAGCACTATCTGGGTGGTCAGGAGCCCACACCCAGTAACATCCGG ATGGCAACCCACACATTGATCACGGGTCTAGAAGAATATGTGCGGGAAAGTTTT TCTTTGGTGCAGGTTCAGCCAGGTGTGGACATCATCCGGACAAATCTGGAATTTCTCCAGGAGCAGTTTAATAGCATCGCTGCTCATGTGTTACACTGCACAG ACAGTGGATTTGGGGCCCGGTTGCTGGAGTTGTGTAACCAGGGACTGTTTGAATGTCTGGCCCTGAACCTGCACTGCTTGGGGGGACAGCAGATGGAGCTTGCTGCTGTTATCAATGGCCGGATT CGTCGTATGTCTCGTGGGGTGAATCCCTCCTTGGTGAGCTGGCTGACCACTATGATGGGACTGAGGCTTCAGGTGGTACTggagcacatgcctgtaggccctgATGCCATCCTCAGATACGTTCGCAGGGTTGGTGATCCCCCCCAG CCACTTCCTGAGGAACCAATGGAAGTTCAGGGAGCAGAAAGAACTTCCCCTGAGCCTCAG CGGGAGAATGCTTCCCCAGCTCCCGGGACAACAGCAGAAGAGGCCATGTCCCGAGGTCCACCTCCGCCTCCTGAGGGAGGCTCCCGAGATGATCAGGATGGAGCTTCAGCTGAGACAGAACCTTGGGCAGCTGCAGTTCCCCCA GAATGGGTCCCTATTATCCAGCAGGACATTCAGAGCCAGCGGAAGGTGAAACCACAGCCCCCTTTGAGCGATGCCTACCTCAGTGGTATGCCTGCTAAAAGACGCAAG ACGATGCAGGGTGAGGgcccccagctgctcctctcAGAGGCCGTGAGCCGGGCAGCTAAGGCAGCCGGAGCTCGGCCCCTGACAAGCCCGGAGAGCCTGAGCCGGGACCTGGAGGCACCAGAGGTTCAGGAGAGCTACAGGCACCAG CTCCGGTCTGATATACAAAAACGACTGCAGGAAGACCCCAACTATAGCCCCCAGCGCTTCCCTAATGCCCACCGGGCCTTTGCTGATGATCCCTAG
- the BAG6 gene encoding large proline-rich protein BAG6 isoform X24: MEHRLPSFWGIWHLEAWPRELSAMEPNDSTSTAVEEPDSLEVLVKTLDSQTRTFIVGAQMNVKEFKEHIAASVSIPSEKQRLIYQGRVLQDDKKLQEYNVGGKVIHLVERAPPQTQLPSGASSGTGSASATHGGGPSPGTRGPGASVHDRNANSYVMVGTFNLPSDGSAVDVHINMEQAPIQSEPRVRLVMAQHMIRDIQTLLSRMECRGAPQVQHSQLPPQMPTVAPEPVALSSQTSEPVESEVPPREPMEAEGVEERAPAQSPELTPSGSAPTGPAPASETNAPNHPSPAEYVEVLQELQRLESRLQPFLQRYYEVLGTAATTDYNNNHEGREEDQRLINLVGESLRLLGNTFVALSDLRCNLACAPPRHLHVVRPMSHYTTPMVLQQAAIPIQINVGTTVTMTGNGTRPPPNPNAEAPPPGPGQASSLAPSSTTVESSSEGASPPGPAPPPATSHPRVIRISHQSVEPVVMMHMNIQGQQVPGFPTAPTRVVIARPTPPQARPSHPGGPPVSGALGTGLGTNASLAQMVSGLVGQLLMQPVLVAQGTPGMAPPPAPATASASAGTTNTATIAGPAPGGPAQPPPPQPSTADLQFSQLLGNLLGPAGPGTGGPGVPSPTITVAMPGVPAFLQGMTDFLQATQTAPPPPPPPPPPPPEQQTMPPPGSPSSGAGSPGGLGLESLPPEFYTSVVQGVLSSLLGSLGARAGSSESIAAFIQRLSGSSNIFEPGADGALGFFGALLSLLCQNFSMVDVVMLLHGHFQPLQRLQPQLRSFFHQHYLGGQEPTPSNIRMATHTLITGLEEYVRESFSLVQVQPGVDIIRTNLEFLQEQFNSIAAHVLHCTDSGFGARLLELCNQGLFECLALNLHCLGGQQMELAAVINGRIRRMSRGVNPSLVSWLTTMMGLRLQVVLEHMPVGPDAILRYVRRVGDPPQPLPEEPMEVQGAERTSPEPQRENASPAPGTTAEEAMSRGPPPPPEGGSRDDQDGASAETEPWAAAVPPEWVPIIQQDIQSQRKVKPQPPLSDAYLSGMPAKRRKTMQGEGPQLLLSEAVSRAAKAAGARPLTSPESLSRDLEAPEVQESYRHQLRSDIQKRLQEDPNYSPQRFPNAHRAFADDP, encoded by the exons ATGGAGCACCGCCTCCCCAGTTTCTGGGGCATCTGGCATCTCGAGGCGTGGCCTCG AGAGCTGTCGGCCATGGAGCCAAATGATAGTACGAGTACCGCTGTGGAGGAGCCTGATAGCTTGGAGGTGCTGGTGAAGACCCTGGACTCTCAAACTCGGACCTTTATTGTGGGGGCCCAG ATGAATGTAAAAGAGTTCAAGGAGCACATTGCTGCCTCTGTCAGTATCCCATCTGAGAAACAGCGGCTCATCTACCAGGGCCGAGTTCTGCAAGATGATAAGAAGCTCCAGGAATATA ATGTTGGGGGAAAGGTTATCCACCTGGTGGAACGGGCTCCTCCTCAAACTCAGCTCCCTTCTGGGGCATCTTCTGGGACAGGGTCTGCTTCAGCCACCCATGGTGGGGGACCCTCACCTGGTACTCGGGGGCCTGGGGCCTCTGTTCATGACCGGAATGCCAACAGCTATGTCATGGTTGGAACCTTCAATCTTCCT AGTGACGGCTCTGCTGTGGATGTTCACATCAACATGGAACAGGCCCCGATTCAG AGTGAGCCCCGGGTACGGCTGGTGATGGCTCAGCACATGATCAGAGATATACAGACCTTACTATCCCGGATGGAG TGTCGAGGGGCTCCCCAAGTGCAGCACAGTCAGCTACCCCCACAGATGCCGACTGTGGCCCCAGAGCCAGTAGCCTTGAGCTCTCAAACATCAGAACCAGTGGAAAGTGAAGTTCCTCCTCGGGAGCCCATGGAGGCAGAAGGAGTGGAAGAGCGCGCCCCAGCGCAGAGCCCGGAGCTCACCCCTTCTGGCTCAGCCCCAACAGGCCCAGCACCTGCCTCAGAGACAAATGCACCCAA CCATCCTTCCCCTGCGGAGTATGTCGAAGTGCTCCAAGAGCTGCAGCGGCTGGAGAGCCGTCTCCAGCCCTTCTTGCAGCGCTACTATGAGGTTCTGGGCACTGCTGCCACCACGGACTACAACAACAAT CATGAGGGCCGGGAGGAGGATCAGCGGTTGATCAACTTGGTGGGGGAGAGCCTGCGGCTGCTGGGCAACACCTTTGTGGCATTGTCTGACCTGCGCTGCAACCTGGCCTGTGCGCCTCCACGACACCTGCATGTGGTCCGGCCCATGTCTCACTACACCACCCCCATGGTGCTCCAGCAGGCAGCCATTCCCATCCAG ATCAATGTGGGGACCACTGTGACTATGACAGGGAATGGGACTCGGCCCCCCCCGAATCCCAATGCGGAGGCACCTCCCCCTGGTCCTGGGCAGGCCTCGTCCTTGGCTCCGTCTTCTACCACTGTCGAGTCCTCAAGTGAGGGGGCTTCCCCACCAGGGCCAGCTCCCCCGCCAGCCACCAGTCACCCAAGGGTCATCCGGATTTCCCATCAAAGTGTGGAACCCGTGGTCATGATGCACATGAACATTCAAG GACAGCAAGTGCCAGGCTTCCCGACAGCTCCAACCCGAGTGGTGATTGCCCGGCCCACCCCTCCACAGGCTCGGCCTTCCCATCCTGGGGGCCCCCCAGTCTCTGGGGCTCTG GGCACTGGGCTGGGCACCAATGCCTCGCTGGCCCAGATGGTGAGCGGCCTTGTGGGGCAGCTCCTTATGCAGCCTGTCCTCGTGG CTCAGGGGACCCCAGGAATGGctccacctccagcccctgccaCTGCTTCAGCCAGTGCTGGCACCACCAACACAGCCACCATagctggccctgccccaggggGACCTGCTCAGCCTCCACCCCCTCAACCTTCCACAGCTGATCTTCAGTTCTCTCAGCTCCTGGGGAACCTACTGGGGCCTGCAGGGCCAGGGACTGGAGGGCCTGGCGTGCCTTCTCCCACCATCACTGTGGCAATGCCTGGTGTCCCTGCCTTTCTCCAGGGCATGACTGACTTCTTGCAG GCAACACAGAcagcccctccaccccctccacctcctccacccccacccccagagcagCAGACCATGCCCCCACCAGGGTCCCCTTCCAGTGGTGCAGGGAGTCCTGGAGGTCTAGGCCTTGAGAGCCTGCCACCGGAGTTTTACACCTCAGTGGTGCAGGGTGTGCTCAGCTCCCTGCTGGGTTCCCTGGGGGCTCGGGCTGGCAGCAGTGAAAGTATCGCTGCCTTCATACAGCGCCTCAGTGGATCCAGCAACATCTTTGAGCCTGGAGCTGATGGGGCTCTCG GATTCTTTGGGGCCCTGCTCTCTCTTCTGTGCCAGAACTTCTCCATGGTGGATGTAGTGATGCTTCTCCATGGGCATTTCCAGCCACTGCAGCGGCTTCAGCCCCAGCTACGATCCTTCTTCCACCAGCACTATCTGGGTGGTCAGGAGCCCACACCCAGTAACATCCGG ATGGCAACCCACACATTGATCACGGGTCTAGAAGAATATGTGCGGGAAAGTTTT TCTTTGGTGCAGGTTCAGCCAGGTGTGGACATCATCCGGACAAATCTGGAATTTCTCCAGGAGCAGTTTAATAGCATCGCTGCTCATGTGTTACACTGCACAG ACAGTGGATTTGGGGCCCGGTTGCTGGAGTTGTGTAACCAGGGACTGTTTGAATGTCTGGCCCTGAACCTGCACTGCTTGGGGGGACAGCAGATGGAGCTTGCTGCTGTTATCAATGGCCGGATT CGTCGTATGTCTCGTGGGGTGAATCCCTCCTTGGTGAGCTGGCTGACCACTATGATGGGACTGAGGCTTCAGGTGGTACTggagcacatgcctgtaggccctgATGCCATCCTCAGATACGTTCGCAGGGTTGGTGATCCCCCCCAG CCACTTCCTGAGGAACCAATGGAAGTTCAGGGAGCAGAAAGAACTTCCCCTGAGCCTCAG CGGGAGAATGCTTCCCCAGCTCCCGGGACAACAGCAGAAGAGGCCATGTCCCGAGGTCCACCTCCGCCTCCTGAGGGAGGCTCCCGAGATGATCAGGATGGAGCTTCAGCTGAGACAGAACCTTGGGCAGCTGCAGTTCCCCCA GAATGGGTCCCTATTATCCAGCAGGACATTCAGAGCCAGCGGAAGGTGAAACCACAGCCCCCTTTGAGCGATGCCTACCTCAGTGGTATGCCTGCTAAAAGACGCAAG ACGATGCAGGGTGAGGgcccccagctgctcctctcAGAGGCCGTGAGCCGGGCAGCTAAGGCAGCCGGAGCTCGGCCCCTGACAAGCCCGGAGAGCCTGAGCCGGGACCTGGAGGCACCAGAGGTTCAGGAGAGCTACAGGCACCAG CTCCGGTCTGATATACAAAAACGACTGCAGGAAGACCCCAACTATAGCCCCCAGCGCTTCCCTAATGCCCACCGGGCCTTTGCTGATGATCCCTAG
- the BAG6 gene encoding large proline-rich protein BAG6 isoform X8, protein MEHRLPSFWGIWHLEAWPRELSAMEPNDSTSTAVEEPDSLEVLVKTLDSQTRTFIVGAQMNVKEFKEHIAASVSIPSEKQRLIYQGRVLQDDKKLQEYNVGGKVIHLVERAPPQTQLPSGASSGTGSASATHGGGPSPGTRGPGASVHDRNANSYVMVGTFNLPSEPRVRLVMAQHMIRDIQTLLSRMECRGAPQVQHSQLPPQMPTVAPEPVALSSQTSEPVESEVPPREPMEAEGVEERAPAQSPELTPSGSAPTGPAPASETNAPNHPSPAEYVEVLQELQRLESRLQPFLQRYYEVLGTAATTDYNNNHEGREEDQRLINLVGESLRLLGNTFVALSDLRCNLACAPPRHLHVVRPMSHYTTPMVLQQAAIPIQINVGTTVTMTGNGTRPPPNPNAEAPPPGPGQASSLAPSSTTVESSSEGASPPGPAPPPATSHPRVIRISHQSVEPVVMMHMNIQDSGTQPGGVPSAPTGPLGPPGHGQTLGSTLIQLPSLPPEFMHAVAHQITHQAMVAAVASAAAGQQVPGFPTAPTRVVIARPTPPQARPSHPGGPPVSGALQGTGLGTNASLAQMVSGLVGQLLMQPVLVAQGTPGMAPPPAPATASASAGTTNTATIAGPAPGGPAQPPPPQPSTADLQFSQLLGNLLGPAGPGTGGPGVPSPTITVAMPGVPAFLQGMTDFLQATQTAPPPPPPPPPPPPEQQTMPPPGSPSSGAGSPGGLGLESLPPEFYTSVVQGVLSSLLGSLGARAGSSESIAAFIQRLSGSSNIFEPGADGALGFFGALLSLLCQNFSMVDVVMLLHGHFQPLQRLQPQLRSFFHQHYLGGQEPTPSNIRMATHTLITGLEEYVRESFSLVQVQPGVDIIRTNLEFLQEQFNSIAAHVLHCTDSGFGARLLELCNQGLFECLALNLHCLGGQQMELAAVINGRIRRMSRGVNPSLVSWLTTMMGLRLQVVLEHMPVGPDAILRYVRRVGDPPQPLPEEPMEVQGAERTSPEPQRENASPAPGTTAEEAMSRGPPPPPEGGSRDDQDGASAETEPWAAAVPPEWVPIIQQDIQSQRKVKPQPPLSDAYLSGMPAKRRKTMQGEGPQLLLSEAVSRAAKAAGARPLTSPESLSRDLEAPEVQESYRHQLRSDIQKRLQEDPNYSPQRFPNAHRAFADDP, encoded by the exons ATGGAGCACCGCCTCCCCAGTTTCTGGGGCATCTGGCATCTCGAGGCGTGGCCTCG AGAGCTGTCGGCCATGGAGCCAAATGATAGTACGAGTACCGCTGTGGAGGAGCCTGATAGCTTGGAGGTGCTGGTGAAGACCCTGGACTCTCAAACTCGGACCTTTATTGTGGGGGCCCAG ATGAATGTAAAAGAGTTCAAGGAGCACATTGCTGCCTCTGTCAGTATCCCATCTGAGAAACAGCGGCTCATCTACCAGGGCCGAGTTCTGCAAGATGATAAGAAGCTCCAGGAATATA ATGTTGGGGGAAAGGTTATCCACCTGGTGGAACGGGCTCCTCCTCAAACTCAGCTCCCTTCTGGGGCATCTTCTGGGACAGGGTCTGCTTCAGCCACCCATGGTGGGGGACCCTCACCTGGTACTCGGGGGCCTGGGGCCTCTGTTCATGACCGGAATGCCAACAGCTATGTCATGGTTGGAACCTTCAATCTTCCT AGTGAGCCCCGGGTACGGCTGGTGATGGCTCAGCACATGATCAGAGATATACAGACCTTACTATCCCGGATGGAG TGTCGAGGGGCTCCCCAAGTGCAGCACAGTCAGCTACCCCCACAGATGCCGACTGTGGCCCCAGAGCCAGTAGCCTTGAGCTCTCAAACATCAGAACCAGTGGAAAGTGAAGTTCCTCCTCGGGAGCCCATGGAGGCAGAAGGAGTGGAAGAGCGCGCCCCAGCGCAGAGCCCGGAGCTCACCCCTTCTGGCTCAGCCCCAACAGGCCCAGCACCTGCCTCAGAGACAAATGCACCCAA CCATCCTTCCCCTGCGGAGTATGTCGAAGTGCTCCAAGAGCTGCAGCGGCTGGAGAGCCGTCTCCAGCCCTTCTTGCAGCGCTACTATGAGGTTCTGGGCACTGCTGCCACCACGGACTACAACAACAAT CATGAGGGCCGGGAGGAGGATCAGCGGTTGATCAACTTGGTGGGGGAGAGCCTGCGGCTGCTGGGCAACACCTTTGTGGCATTGTCTGACCTGCGCTGCAACCTGGCCTGTGCGCCTCCACGACACCTGCATGTGGTCCGGCCCATGTCTCACTACACCACCCCCATGGTGCTCCAGCAGGCAGCCATTCCCATCCAG ATCAATGTGGGGACCACTGTGACTATGACAGGGAATGGGACTCGGCCCCCCCCGAATCCCAATGCGGAGGCACCTCCCCCTGGTCCTGGGCAGGCCTCGTCCTTGGCTCCGTCTTCTACCACTGTCGAGTCCTCAAGTGAGGGGGCTTCCCCACCAGGGCCAGCTCCCCCGCCAGCCACCAGTCACCCAAGGGTCATCCGGATTTCCCATCAAAGTGTGGAACCCGTGGTCATGATGCACATGAACATTCAAG ATTCTGGCACACAGCCCGGTGGTGTTCCGAGTGCTCCCACTGGCCCCCTAGGACCCCCTGGTCATGGCCAGACCCTGG GCTCCACCCTCATCcagctgccctccctgccccctgagTTCATGCACGCCGTCGCCCACCAGATCACTCATCAGGCCATGGTGGCAGCTGTTGCCTCCGCGGCCGCAG GACAGCAAGTGCCAGGCTTCCCGACAGCTCCAACCCGAGTGGTGATTGCCCGGCCCACCCCTCCACAGGCTCGGCCTTCCCATCCTGGGGGCCCCCCAGTCTCTGGGGCTCTG CAGGGCACTGGGCTGGGCACCAATGCCTCGCTGGCCCAGATGGTGAGCGGCCTTGTGGGGCAGCTCCTTATGCAGCCTGTCCTCGTGG CTCAGGGGACCCCAGGAATGGctccacctccagcccctgccaCTGCTTCAGCCAGTGCTGGCACCACCAACACAGCCACCATagctggccctgccccaggggGACCTGCTCAGCCTCCACCCCCTCAACCTTCCACAGCTGATCTTCAGTTCTCTCAGCTCCTGGGGAACCTACTGGGGCCTGCAGGGCCAGGGACTGGAGGGCCTGGCGTGCCTTCTCCCACCATCACTGTGGCAATGCCTGGTGTCCCTGCCTTTCTCCAGGGCATGACTGACTTCTTGCAG GCAACACAGAcagcccctccaccccctccacctcctccacccccacccccagagcagCAGACCATGCCCCCACCAGGGTCCCCTTCCAGTGGTGCAGGGAGTCCTGGAGGTCTAGGCCTTGAGAGCCTGCCACCGGAGTTTTACACCTCAGTGGTGCAGGGTGTGCTCAGCTCCCTGCTGGGTTCCCTGGGGGCTCGGGCTGGCAGCAGTGAAAGTATCGCTGCCTTCATACAGCGCCTCAGTGGATCCAGCAACATCTTTGAGCCTGGAGCTGATGGGGCTCTCG GATTCTTTGGGGCCCTGCTCTCTCTTCTGTGCCAGAACTTCTCCATGGTGGATGTAGTGATGCTTCTCCATGGGCATTTCCAGCCACTGCAGCGGCTTCAGCCCCAGCTACGATCCTTCTTCCACCAGCACTATCTGGGTGGTCAGGAGCCCACACCCAGTAACATCCGG ATGGCAACCCACACATTGATCACGGGTCTAGAAGAATATGTGCGGGAAAGTTTT TCTTTGGTGCAGGTTCAGCCAGGTGTGGACATCATCCGGACAAATCTGGAATTTCTCCAGGAGCAGTTTAATAGCATCGCTGCTCATGTGTTACACTGCACAG ACAGTGGATTTGGGGCCCGGTTGCTGGAGTTGTGTAACCAGGGACTGTTTGAATGTCTGGCCCTGAACCTGCACTGCTTGGGGGGACAGCAGATGGAGCTTGCTGCTGTTATCAATGGCCGGATT CGTCGTATGTCTCGTGGGGTGAATCCCTCCTTGGTGAGCTGGCTGACCACTATGATGGGACTGAGGCTTCAGGTGGTACTggagcacatgcctgtaggccctgATGCCATCCTCAGATACGTTCGCAGGGTTGGTGATCCCCCCCAG CCACTTCCTGAGGAACCAATGGAAGTTCAGGGAGCAGAAAGAACTTCCCCTGAGCCTCAG CGGGAGAATGCTTCCCCAGCTCCCGGGACAACAGCAGAAGAGGCCATGTCCCGAGGTCCACCTCCGCCTCCTGAGGGAGGCTCCCGAGATGATCAGGATGGAGCTTCAGCTGAGACAGAACCTTGGGCAGCTGCAGTTCCCCCA GAATGGGTCCCTATTATCCAGCAGGACATTCAGAGCCAGCGGAAGGTGAAACCACAGCCCCCTTTGAGCGATGCCTACCTCAGTGGTATGCCTGCTAAAAGACGCAAG ACGATGCAGGGTGAGGgcccccagctgctcctctcAGAGGCCGTGAGCCGGGCAGCTAAGGCAGCCGGAGCTCGGCCCCTGACAAGCCCGGAGAGCCTGAGCCGGGACCTGGAGGCACCAGAGGTTCAGGAGAGCTACAGGCACCAG CTCCGGTCTGATATACAAAAACGACTGCAGGAAGACCCCAACTATAGCCCCCAGCGCTTCCCTAATGCCCACCGGGCCTTTGCTGATGATCCCTAG